A genomic window from Ignavibacteria bacterium includes:
- a CDS encoding glycosyltransferase family 4 protein, with protein MSELIPKTAFVILPSGAFGGAEKRFTNLFINLQNQYPGNFCYIINPLMMKHLNRVFPDLADNNIKIITTAANEIIEDSNGSMPGKYNDIIPDPYETDKAATAARKYYWYYKNKIRQKKIFREIEAIRKKEDIKVFVGIFAGGLPLVFYKENNIPGVKIIFSDMDSWFSDVIKDTKKLWYRKYYSFNHILQIADKVDFLSPYIADGVKKLGVNIPPEKISIAPCSFIDYSKCSIGDKTRMEIAFASRLEPDKNPMLYLEAAREVLKEFPAVKFHLLGEGSLVNEINDYIAVNNLKDNINFEFHNNPPEIFSRTSIFVTLQSGTNYPSQSVLEAMACGNAVIASRRGDTELFINENNGMMVELTADSVVNALRTLISDPAKTKELGKNAAKFAVENHTLEKVSDYYTTLIKNVYEGGFIG; from the coding sequence TTGAGCGAACTGATCCCAAAAACTGCATTTGTAATTCTGCCATCAGGCGCTTTTGGCGGCGCTGAAAAGCGTTTTACCAACCTGTTCATTAATTTACAGAATCAGTATCCGGGAAATTTCTGCTACATCATAAATCCGCTTATGATGAAGCATCTAAACCGTGTTTTTCCGGATCTTGCGGATAACAACATTAAAATTATAACTACTGCAGCAAATGAAATCATAGAAGATTCAAACGGATCAATGCCCGGAAAATATAATGATATTATTCCGGATCCTTATGAAACAGACAAAGCCGCAACAGCCGCAAGAAAATATTACTGGTATTACAAAAACAAAATCAGGCAGAAAAAAATATTCAGAGAGATTGAAGCCATAAGAAAAAAAGAAGATATAAAAGTATTTGTCGGGATCTTTGCGGGCGGCCTGCCCCTGGTTTTTTATAAAGAAAATAATATCCCCGGTGTTAAAATTATTTTTTCAGATATGGACAGCTGGTTCAGCGATGTGATTAAAGATACTAAAAAGCTTTGGTACAGGAAATATTATTCATTTAATCATATTCTTCAAATTGCCGATAAAGTGGATTTCCTGAGCCCCTATATAGCCGATGGCGTAAAAAAGCTGGGGGTAAATATTCCCCCGGAAAAAATATCAATTGCTCCATGTTCATTTATTGACTACAGCAAATGTTCTATAGGTGATAAAACCAGAATGGAAATAGCATTCGCATCAAGACTTGAACCGGATAAAAACCCGATGCTGTATCTTGAAGCTGCCCGTGAAGTGTTGAAGGAATTTCCCGCAGTAAAGTTTCATTTGCTGGGCGAAGGCTCGTTGGTGAATGAAATTAATGATTACATTGCTGTAAACAATCTCAAAGATAACATTAATTTTGAGTTTCATAACAATCCCCCTGAGATATTCAGCCGCACATCAATATTTGTAACGCTGCAATCAGGCACTAACTATCCGTCTCAAAGTGTCCTTGAAGCTATGGCATGCGGCAACGCTGTAATTGCTTCCCGAAGAGGAGATACGGAGCTGTTTATAAATGAAAATAACGGAATGATGGTTGAATTAACCGCCGATTCAGTTGTAAATGCGCTAAGAACTCTTATTTCAGACCCGGCTAAAACCAAAGAGCTTGGAAAAAATGCCGCAAAGTTTGCTGTTGAAAATCATACACTGGAAAAAGTGTCTGATTATTATACCACATTGATAAAAAATGTTTATGAAGGCGGGTTCATTGGCTAA
- the rffA gene encoding dTDP-4-amino-4,6-dideoxygalactose transaminase — MIKIPFNKPFIAGNEIEYIKEAVSSGKISGDGMFSKKCQQFFEKNYGFKKTLLTTSCTDALEMASLLCEINPGDEVILPSYTFVSTANAFALRGAKLVFADSIENIPNINPTEIEKLISPATKAVVTVHYGGIACMMDEIMAIAKKNNVNIIEDAAQAVDSFYKGKPLGSIGELGAFSFHETKNIICGEGGMIAVNRDDMIKRAEIIREKGTNRAAFFRAEVEEYNWVDIGSSFLPSEILAAYLWGQLEHLAEIQEKRLLLWNTYYERLKPLNDKGFITLPVIPDYATNNAHIFYFLTRDLEERQKLAEYLKDNGVIAVFHYLSLHRSPYYSKKHGKRKLPNADKYSDTLLRLPLFFEMNLDMVETVVTFIEKFYSGK, encoded by the coding sequence ATGATAAAGATCCCGTTTAACAAACCCTTCATTGCAGGTAATGAAATTGAATACATTAAAGAAGCCGTTAGCTCAGGAAAAATTTCCGGTGACGGAATGTTTTCAAAAAAGTGCCAGCAGTTCTTTGAAAAGAATTACGGCTTTAAAAAAACTCTTTTAACAACTTCCTGCACCGATGCTCTTGAAATGGCATCCCTGCTTTGTGAAATAAACCCCGGCGATGAGGTAATACTTCCTTCGTATACATTTGTTTCCACGGCAAACGCGTTTGCCTTAAGAGGCGCGAAGCTGGTTTTTGCCGATTCAATTGAAAATATCCCCAACATTAATCCCACAGAAATAGAAAAGCTCATCTCTCCCGCAACCAAAGCTGTTGTTACCGTTCATTACGGCGGTATAGCCTGTATGATGGATGAGATCATGGCAATAGCAAAGAAAAATAATGTTAATATAATTGAAGATGCCGCACAGGCAGTTGATTCGTTTTATAAAGGAAAGCCATTGGGCTCGATCGGTGAGCTTGGCGCGTTTTCATTCCATGAAACTAAGAATATTATCTGCGGAGAAGGCGGAATGATAGCAGTAAACCGGGATGATATGATAAAACGCGCTGAGATAATTCGTGAAAAAGGAACGAACCGCGCCGCCTTTTTCAGGGCAGAAGTGGAAGAATATAACTGGGTTGATATCGGATCTTCTTTTCTTCCTTCTGAAATTCTTGCTGCCTATTTATGGGGCCAGCTTGAACATCTTGCCGAGATCCAGGAAAAAAGGCTGCTGCTTTGGAATACGTACTACGAAAGATTAAAACCGCTCAATGATAAGGGTTTTATAACGCTTCCTGTTATTCCGGATTATGCAACTAATAACGCGCATATCTTTTATTTTCTTACCCGCGATCTTGAAGAGCGGCAAAAGCTTGCTGAATATCTTAAGGATAACGGTGTTATTGCGGTATTTCACTATCTGTCACTTCACCGTTCACCGTATTACTCAAAAAAACACGGTAAAAGAAAGCTGCCAAATGCAGATAAATATTCAGATACTCTTTTGCGGCTGCCGCTGTTCTTTGAAATGAACCTGGATATGGTTGAAACTGTTGTTACTTTTATAGAAAAATTCTATTCAGGCAAATAA
- a CDS encoding glycosyltransferase — MTGQEQNKEISCSIVIPVFCNELNVEPTFNKINEVVIKKNPHLSFEVIFVDDGSYDNSLEKLVELKNKHEGLIKIIKFTRNFGQVNAIYAGYSKAKGKCIVNISADLQDSPELINEMFKYHYEENYPIVICTRSDRDESFARRTTSKIFYAAMRKLSFSNMPAGGFDFLLIDQKVKSLLLSNMEANAFWQGQILWTGYRVKFIPYTRQKRELGESKWTFSKKLKYLIDGVLGYSFLPIRLMSILGLLISFSGFIYSIFIVIAKITGNVPFQGWAPLMILVLLLSGFQMLMLGVIGEYLWRTLDEVRRRQAYVIESFYD, encoded by the coding sequence ATGACCGGGCAGGAACAAAACAAAGAAATTTCGTGCTCTATTGTCATTCCCGTTTTCTGCAATGAGCTGAATGTAGAGCCAACCTTCAATAAAATTAATGAGGTTGTTATTAAGAAAAATCCGCATTTAAGCTTTGAGGTGATCTTTGTTGATGACGGCTCATATGATAACTCCCTGGAAAAGCTTGTTGAACTGAAAAATAAACATGAAGGGCTTATCAAAATCATTAAATTTACCCGCAACTTCGGACAGGTAAATGCGATTTATGCCGGGTATTCAAAGGCTAAAGGAAAGTGTATTGTTAATATTTCAGCTGACCTTCAGGATTCACCCGAGCTTATAAATGAAATGTTCAAATATCATTACGAAGAGAACTACCCTATCGTGATATGCACCCGTTCAGACCGTGATGAATCATTCGCAAGGCGCACCACTTCTAAAATATTTTATGCTGCCATGCGCAAGCTCAGCTTTTCAAATATGCCGGCAGGCGGTTTCGATTTCCTGCTGATTGACCAGAAAGTTAAAAGCCTGCTTCTCAGCAACATGGAAGCCAATGCATTCTGGCAGGGGCAAATTCTGTGGACCGGTTACAGGGTCAAGTTCATACCCTATACCCGCCAAAAACGCGAGCTTGGCGAATCAAAATGGACCTTTTCAAAAAAGCTAAAATATCTTATTGATGGCGTGCTTGGTTATTCCTTCCTGCCAATTAGGCTGATGTCGATTCTTGGACTGCTTATTTCATTCTCGGGATTCATATATTCCATCTTCATAGTAATAGCTAAAATTACCGGGAATGTCCCGTTCCAGGGCTGGGCGCCGCTTATGATCTTAGTATTACTGCTCTCCGGGTTCCAAATGCTTATGCTTGGAGTTATCGGTGAGTATCTTTGGCGTACCCTTGATGAGGTAAGAAGAAGACAGGCATATGTTATTGAAAGCTTTTATGATTGA
- a CDS encoding NeuD/PglB/VioB family sugar acetyltransferase, translating into MNKINTAKKIVMMGAGAFARETLWAVNEIKDGFGNYTVTGFLDDDEAKRGKPVLQGSEGKVTRELKILGSLDHIIKSGFSDFDFILPAIGTTEAKKSFTQRMLEFGCLLPGPVIHRSVEIGHDNVFGDGTIIFANSSVTVNSHLGRQVNVNPHCTIAHDVIIEDFCNLSPGVNITGGVHLEEGVNIGTGAVVLPRVKIGKWSVIGAGAVVKEDIPEFSVAVGIPAKVIKRRN; encoded by the coding sequence ATGAACAAAATCAATACAGCTAAAAAGATAGTTATGATGGGAGCCGGCGCTTTTGCCAGGGAAACTCTTTGGGCGGTTAATGAAATTAAGGACGGTTTTGGAAATTATACTGTAACGGGGTTTTTGGATGATGATGAAGCCAAGCGCGGAAAACCGGTTCTTCAGGGTTCCGAAGGAAAGGTAACACGTGAGCTTAAAATTTTAGGCAGCCTTGATCATATCATTAAATCAGGTTTCAGTGATTTTGATTTTATTCTGCCTGCAATTGGCACCACGGAAGCCAAAAAGAGCTTTACTCAAAGGATGCTTGAGTTCGGCTGCTTGCTTCCCGGACCCGTAATTCACCGTTCGGTTGAAATTGGACATGATAATGTTTTTGGAGACGGGACAATAATTTTCGCAAACAGTTCGGTAACCGTAAACTCTCACTTGGGCAGGCAGGTGAATGTTAACCCGCACTGCACCATAGCTCATGATGTAATAATTGAAGATTTCTGCAATCTCTCACCCGGTGTAAATATCACCGGCGGCGTTCACCTTGAAGAAGGTGTTAATATAGGAACCGGTGCTGTTGTTTTGCCGCGTGTTAAGATAGGAAAGTGGTCTGTTATTGGCGCAGGTGCCGTTGTAAAGGAAGATATTCCGGAATTTTCTGTTGCCGTTGGTATCCCGGCAAAAGTAATTAAACGCAGAAACTAA
- a CDS encoding DegT/DnrJ/EryC1/StrS family aminotransferase produces MKEPLYVTRSFLPPLSEYTQLLKDIWKTGVLTNDGKYLKLLEKNLRKLSRCKHALCINNGTIALQAAIKALNISGEIITTPFSFIATTSSIIWEGCKPVYADIDPGTLNIDPAQIEKKITRRTRAIMAVHVYGNPCDTDAINKIARKHGLKVIYDASHAIGINYKGKPLFAYGDISTTSFHATKIINTAEGGAVFTNNDNIARELGFKRNFGYSNYKILSLGINGKMSELNAALGVAGFKYLKYNLKKRKAAFLLYRKYLKNNYRISYQEFNAEQNYAYFPVIFKNNALRSKAVKMLNKANIYPREYFSPSLEMVFGNKVTCPVAYDISHRVLCLPLSVHITPVQIKEVTSIVNTACS; encoded by the coding sequence ATGAAGGAACCGCTTTATGTTACACGGTCATTTCTTCCTCCGCTGAGCGAATATACTCAGCTTCTCAAAGATATCTGGAAGACCGGTGTACTTACCAATGACGGCAAATATCTTAAGCTGCTCGAAAAGAACTTAAGAAAGCTTTCCCGCTGCAAACACGCTCTATGCATTAATAACGGTACCATTGCACTTCAGGCAGCAATTAAAGCTTTGAATATTTCCGGGGAAATTATAACTACTCCGTTTTCATTCATTGCAACTACTTCATCAATAATATGGGAAGGATGCAAACCTGTTTATGCTGATATAGATCCGGGTACTTTGAATATCGATCCCGCACAGATCGAAAAGAAAATTACACGCAGAACCAGGGCAATAATGGCAGTACATGTTTACGGCAATCCCTGTGATACAGACGCAATAAATAAAATAGCCCGTAAACACGGCTTAAAGGTAATATACGATGCTTCTCATGCTATCGGTATTAATTATAAAGGCAAGCCTCTTTTTGCATACGGAGATATTTCCACAACGAGCTTTCATGCAACCAAAATTATTAATACTGCAGAAGGCGGAGCTGTTTTCACTAATAATGATAATATTGCCAGGGAGCTTGGCTTTAAAAGGAATTTCGGGTACAGTAATTATAAAATACTTTCACTCGGAATTAACGGTAAAATGAGCGAGCTTAATGCCGCACTTGGTGTTGCTGGATTTAAGTATTTAAAATATAATCTAAAAAAACGCAAGGCGGCATTTTTACTTTACCGGAAATATCTTAAAAATAATTACAGGATCTCATACCAGGAATTTAATGCTGAACAAAACTATGCGTACTTTCCGGTGATCTTCAAAAATAACGCATTACGCAGCAAGGCGGTTAAAATGCTTAATAAAGCCAACATTTATCCCCGTGAGTATTTCAGTCCCAGCCTCGAAATGGTATTTGGCAATAAAGTTACATGCCCCGTTGCATATGATATATCTCACAGGGTGTTATGCCTTCCGCTTTCTGTTCATATTACACCGGTTCAAATTAAAGAAGTAACATCAATTGTAAACACTGCCTGCAGCTGA